The Comamonas sp. 26 DNA window GCCTGTCACACCGCGCCTGGTGGCAAGTCCATGGCGGGTGGCCTGCCACTGGCCAGCCCGCTGGGGGCTATCTATTCGACCAACATCACGCCTTCCAAGACGCACGGCATTGGCAGCTACACGCTGCAGCAGTTCACCGATGCTCTGCGTCATGGCAAGCGTGCAGATGGAGCGAATCTGTATCCGGCCATGCCGTATACAGCCTATGCCAAGACGACGGACGAGGACATCGCTGCCATGTACGCCTACTTCATGCAAGGCGTGCAGCCCGTGGATGAGGCGCCGGCCAAGCAGACCGCCTTGCCTTTCCCATTCAACATCCGCGCTTCGCTGGGTGTCTGGAATGCCATGTTCCTCGATGCCACGCCTTACAAGGCCGATGCTTCGCAAACTCCGGAATGGAATCGCGGCGCTTATCTTGCCCAAGGCCTGGCGCACTGCACAACCTGCCATACACCGCGAACGTCCTTGATGGCAGAGGATCTCAAGCGAAGCCTGAGCGGAGGGGAGGTCGGTGGCTGGTATGCGCCCAACATCACGTCGCACGCGGTCAGCGGCATTGGTGACTGGACGCAGGATGAGTTGGTGGCTTACATGAGCGGTAAGCCGGTTCCTGGCAAAGGCCCCGCTGCAGGGCCCATGGCCGAGGCAGTGGATCACAGTCTCAGGCATTTGAGCCCGGATGACTTGAAAGCCATCGCTGTCTACATCAAGACTGTGCCGGCTGTGGATGATGGCAGCCTCAAGCAGCCGGCCGACAGCTTTGGCAAGCAGACCGATGCGCTGAATACCCTGCGTGGTGTGGATCTGCCCAAGGATTACAACGCCATGACCGGCGCACAAATCTATGACGGCTACTGCGCCGCCTGTCATCAGGCCCAGGGTCAGGGGACAGAGGGCGGTGGCTTGCCTGGCTTGTTTCACAACACCTCGCTCGGCCACGCCAACAGCAACAACCTGGTGCAGGTCCTGC harbors:
- a CDS encoding cytochrome c yields the protein MNKTLMKSFWLAAVLVAAAPAFAAENSDVERGRYLATAGDCVACHTAPGGKSMAGGLPLASPLGAIYSTNITPSKTHGIGSYTLQQFTDALRHGKRADGANLYPAMPYTAYAKTTDEDIAAMYAYFMQGVQPVDEAPAKQTALPFPFNIRASLGVWNAMFLDATPYKADASQTPEWNRGAYLAQGLAHCTTCHTPRTSLMAEDLKRSLSGGEVGGWYAPNITSHAVSGIGDWTQDELVAYMSGKPVPGKGPAAGPMAEAVDHSLRHLSPDDLKAIAVYIKTVPAVDDGSLKQPADSFGKQTDALNTLRGVDLPKDYNAMTGAQIYDGYCAACHQAQGQGTEGGGLPGLFHNTSLGHANSNNLVQVLLHGIERHGADTVMPGFADELSDKQITALGNYLLTSYGNPAAKVTEQQVAQLRDSATAGSDSSLLTLVRVGMAVGLVIVLGVIAWLLRRRKV